The DNA sequence GAAAACTGCCATCGATAGTGTGTAAATGagtgagcatggctgtgttccaatcaaactttatttatggccactgaaattcaaattttatataatttgtacacgtcataaaaaatgttattttttagatttcttttcttcccccaatcattaaaaaatatgaaaaaataaaattcatgttgGAGGAGCAAGTGCTTATGAATAACCAGGACAATCTTGAAAAGGAAGAACACAAGTGGATACATTCAACTGGATATCAAAACAAAGTACACTCATTTCTCGGTACACATAGGAtgttggttccaggaccccccacATATACCAAAATCTGTACATACTCAAGTCCCTCAGTGGGCCGTGGGAAACccaagtatatgaaaaattgGCCGTCTGTATAAGCGTGTTTTACTTCCTGCGAATACTGTATTTTTGGTCACATTTAGTTGAAAAACTGCCTATAAGTGGATCCTTGTGATCAAACCCATGTTATTCAGGGGTCAACTGTAATGAAAATTGACAGTAGCATAGTATAAGATAGAATGGATTGATCAGATATACCTGAgtgaagttctaaactttccacTCTGGAAAGTGGAAAATCCAGAATTTTACTTAGGTATGATTGGTAATTTAATGTATGATAAAAACCACCATTTCAAaccagtgggggaaaaaaattaggAACCATTCTTAGGTTGCGtgccataccaaaaaaaaaaaaaaaaaaaagtaggaagcGGGCAGGATTTAGACCCCAGGCTATAGTTTATCAAACCCTGTTACCAAGAAATTTATAGGCAAAGGCTCTGGAATCATTTTCCAAAACTGGTATTTCAAGGAACAGTAGTCCTGGCCTGATACTCTTAAGGATATTCCTACTGTTTCTAAGCAGATTAAAGCCTTTGTGAGCAAAGGATACAGACAGGTCACAGAGCAGGCCCTTAAACATGTGCCAAGATGCTCAACATCCCTCAAAATAAGTTAGCACTTTTCATCTCTCAGAGTGGCAGAGACCTCCAAGTTCAACAATCTTTACATTAGTGAGGCCATGGGGAATAGACACTCCTATGCATTGCCTGTGGGTGGGTAATTTAGTACAACCTCTGTAGGGGTAGCTTGGCAAGATCTATCAAGATTACAAACACATATGTGTCTTCTTTGATCCAGTAATTTCAAGTCTCAGATTTATATATCTGCTGTTGATATACAtgatatacaaataaaatgatataCAAATAAAAGTATTCATTGCATTGGctgggcttatgcctgtaattccagtgctttggaaggccaaggtgggcagatcgcttgagcccaggagttcaagaccattccaggcaacatagcaagaccccatctttacaaaaagtaaaaaataaaataaaataaaataaaaagtaaattagccaggtgtggtggtacgtgccttagtcccagctacttgggaggctgaggtgggaagatcacttgagcctaggcgttcgaggctgcagtgagctgtgatggtgccccTGAACTCCAGCATGGTTGACAGGaataagaccctgtttcaaaaaaaaaaaaaaaaaaaaaagaatatttattgcaTCATTGTTAATGTTCATCTGGTggactggttaaataaatcaCAGTACATTCAGTGTAACACTGTGTCACCATGTTTAAGAAATGAGGGAGCTCTCTATTTATTGATTTGGAATGATCTCCATGATATATTAACAAAACGAGGCGGGACAATTAGTGTAACATGCTACTATTTGTGTAAGAggagatacatacatatatatgtgtatatatatgtatctgtatatctatacatgtatatacatacatatacacacataagtaaaaaattttgtttgtttgtacatACATCAAATAGCTCTGAAAAGATGCATAAGAAAGTGATGATATTTGTTGACTCCAGGGCGGGGAACTGGGTGGCTGAAATAGGGTGAGACGTGAgacttttcccttccccttcctttttttttttttttttttttgaggaaggtGTGCTGTCTGTCAcacaggtgggagtgcagtggtgtggtcatgactcactgcagcctcaacctcctgggctcaagcaatcctcctgcctcatttttttgtagagaggaggcctcactatgtttcccaggctggtcttgaactcctgggctcaagcaattctcctacctcggcctcccaaagtgctgggattacaagcatgagccactatgcctggcctgagACTTTTCTTTctatactcttttttcttttttaatcatgtgattaattaattaattaatttatttattttttgagacggaatctcgctctgtcactggagtgcagtggcgcaatctcggctgaatgcaagctccccctcctgggttcacaccattctcctgcctcagcctccccagtagctgggactacaggcgcccgccaccacgcccagctaattttttgtatttttagtagagacggggtttcaccatgttagccaggatggtctcgatctcctgaccttgtgatcctcccacctcggcctcccaaagtgctgggattacaggtgtgagccactgcacctggccaaaatcatGTGATTTAAACCATGTGAATGTGGATAcctattcagaaaataaaagttaataaataaagTTAATCTTTACAGCCCTGTAAAGCCCTACAATAGGGAAACATGGttaattgtatttattcatttctgtgaGTAACATCAAGTACCACTTGTGTTCTGTGGAATGCACTTTGAGTACTTCTTTTCAAAATGTTGCCCTACCTGCTCTCCTCCCACTTACTCCAGTTTCTTCTCTCTCCATTGTACTTCTAATGTTTGGGTTTAAGTTAGTGGTGAGAAAGAATTATGTGAAGAAAAACAAGTGATGGTATAATAATTATAACTTTTAATTCAGAATTGAAAAAATTTTgggttgggcatagtggctcatgcctgtaattccagcactttgggaggccgaggtgggcggatcacttgaggtcagaagtccaagaccagcctggccaacatggtgaaaccccgtctctactaaaaatataaaaaaattagctggggttggtgtctgtagtcctagctacttgggaggctgaggcacaagaattgcttgaacccaggtggcagaggttgcagtgagccgagatcgtgccactgcactgcagcctgggtgacagagtgagactccatctcaattaaaaaaataaaaaaatttaaaatgttaattaaatttaaaattaccttCAAGTTACCACTCACAGGGCCAGAGGTGTTGAAACTTGATTTTCTCAGCTTTGGGGTGTGTGGGCTGAGGGCCGGGGGTCTAGAGCTCCCAGGATGCTGGCTTCTTCAAGAATCCTAcccattggctgggtgtggtggctcgtggctgtaatcctggcactttgggaggctgaggtgggcggatcaccttaggtagggagttcgagaccagcctggccaacatggtgaaactccatctttactacaaatacaaaaattagccggccatggtggcagacgcctgtagtcccaggagaggctgaggcaggagaattgcttgaacctgggaggcagaggttgcagtgagctgagatggcgtcactacactgcagcctgggcgacagcgtgagacttcgtctcaaaaaaaaaaggaatcctacCCCTTAACTTCAGTGTGCTGTATACATGCAGTTATTTTCAGTGCATGCAGTAATGCAGAAAGGCTGGTAAATATTGCTGTAGGTAAAAtgtagtctttttaaaatatgtgctgTGTAAAAATGATGATGGAAGACAAAGTAGTTGTGGTCTTTGGGAAAATCCTAGTGGCCATTTTACTCCAATGTGGGAGTACTTGGCCTTGTTTCTGCTGGGAGCCTTTTTAGAATGGTTGTGACCTAGTGTGTTCTTGGTGAGGGCACTCACCCAGTACCCCATAAACTTGCTCACTGCCAGTGTCTCCCATACAAGCCTATTGGAAGGGAAGGAAGATTCACATTTTAGGAAATGATCTTGCATTGACTGTAAGTTACCAAGAAATAGCCCATCAAAAAACTTAGATATGTTCACATTCTGTGGGAATAATGCCCTTCCAATCCACCTCAGAACTGGTATCACagctgagaaccactgtcctACAAGAGTAAGTTAAATTTCATGTTGTGGCCAACTGAGGATAAGTTAATTTCAAACTACCAAATAAGAGAGATCTTTTTTATAAGTATTAGTGgcaagtaaaaaaataattttaatagtattGCAGCATAGAAGTAAGAACTTTAtcaagttcaattttttttttttttttttaaatttttgagacagggtctctttctgtcaccctggctggagtacagtggcacagtcatggctcactctGGCCTTGactttcccaggctcaggtgatcctcccacgtcagcctcccaagttgtgtgtcaccacacccggctggtttttgtatttttttttgtagagatgaggttttgctgtggtgcccaggttggtctcgaactcttgggcacaagcgattcacccacctcagccttccaaagacctgggatcacacacgtgagccactgcacctggccttaattttCATCTGAATTGATTTGTTGTTCTGTTGCGTGCGTCCTGGTGATCTGATGATGTTGGTAACATTGTCCTTTATGTTTTCTGGAAAAGTAACTGAATTAGTATGTCAGTGTAGTACTATCTGAAGAAATCTAAGAGCtattaaaatgcttaaaaataaaatgatcaattCTTCTTTTGTTCTCTTGACAGGATAATTGAAGCTATCTGCATAGGTTGGTTCACTGCAGAGTGCATCGTGAGGTTCATTGTCTCCAAAAACAAGTGTGAGTTTGTCAAGAGACCCCTGAACATCATAGATTTACTGGCAATCACACCGTATTACATCTCCGTGTTGATGACAGTGTTTACAGGCGAGAACTCTCAACTCCAGAGGGCTGGAGTCACCTTGAGGGTACTTAGAATGATGAGGATTTTTTGGGTGATTAAGCTTGCCCGTCACTTCATTGGTCTTCAGACACTTGGTTTGACTCTCAAACGTTGCTACCGAGAGATGGTTATGTTACTTGTCTTCATTTGTGTTGCCATGGCAATCTTTAGTGCACTTTCTCAGCTTCTTGAACATGGGCTGGACCTGGAAACATCCAACAAGGACTTCACCAGCATTCCCGCTGCCTGCTGGTGGGTGATTATCTCTATGACTACAGTTGGCTATGGAGATATGTATCCTATCACAGTGCCTGGAAGAATTCTTGGAGGAGTTTGTGTTGTCAGTGGAATTGTTCTGTTGGCATTACCTATCACTTTTATCTACCATAGCTTTGTGCAGTGTTATCATGAGCTCAAGTTTAGATCTGCTAGGTATAGTAGGAGCCTCTCTGCTGAATTCCTGAATTAATGCATTGCAAATCAATTCTTGCATACACTTCATAGAAAGACCTGATGCTACTTCATATTTATGTGTTTCTTGCTGGGTGAGCACTGCAGTGGCATTGTCATCATCTTGGTAGGGTAAAAATTATCCTTCCCAGCCGAAGGGATAAAACAGTTTACTTATTATGGAGTAAATAGAATTGAGACTGCAAAGGAAGAATAATGACTCCTAGAGTAAACTTTTAGGACCTGGTTTTATTTGGACTTGTTTTCCCATTTCCTTGaattattacacatttttaaaaaataccttatttgaacattttaaaacagaaaggtACAATTTTCCAAGTGTTTTTCCATCTTATGAATTCAGAAGCTTGGAACttataatgttttttgtttgagagtaacattttcatttctaaatgttttataatttctcatATCAATGTCAGAAGTATCCTGGAAACATATGTCACACGCAGGAACTGtttaacaaatacttaaaaaatttgGCCAAAATTTAAACTGTATAATAGAGCTAGATACAAGCAAGAATAGTATTTGAAAGACTTTTCCAGCATACTTCTCaattctttgctttatttttgtgcCAATTATTCACCTTATTGTGCAGCTTCATGGAAGCTTGAGTATGTTCTCCCTTTTCCATTTTGGATTTATCTCTTTACTGAAATGACTCAAAAGGTATTTAAGAATTGATGAGAGCTTGTGTTGTTTAGCATCTTACTGGATAATATTTGAATTCATTGCTGTTCCTAGGTGATAACTGTCCTAATATTTAGATGTCCAAACAAGAATACTtccaacataaaaattataataggaATAATTTGAGGTGACTCAATATTACAATCTCTTCTTCTCTTAACCTCTTCCCCCAAACACTAGAGGTTTAATAAGACTTATCAGATGAAAGGATATTTATATAGCCTTTTAGTACCAAAGTCATACTTATGTGTTGTCACTGGATTGtcataaaaggaagaaattaaatattaCTGTACTCTTAGTTGCTGTGTAGCTAAGTCAATTTTAAGCCAGTAAAAGCAATGGATACATAATTATTTGATCTGATCTTTAACCATTGTGAATCACAGCTACAGCAAAACTCTTCTTGTAAGAATATTGACTAATACGCCATGTTAATCTGGCTAGATTATTAGGACTAGGTAATGTAAAAGTGATGATTGTTTAGTAACTAAATTTTAGCAATAGGAGTTAGAATTTCGCTTTTTCAACCAGTTACCATAAAGAAGTtagtgtatatataaacacaaataattAGTGACAGATTCATAAAAAATGGAATGTTGTACACAGTAATTTTGTCAGGGGTAGAGAAGACAGGGATTGGGAAGTGGTGGGTAGGATGAAGGACCTGgatatatttatcaaataaagGGTTACCAGAAGTGTTCATTAAAGGAATTGTAGCCATCATCTAGTTCAAACCTCAACTATTACAGATAGAAAATCAGGGCAGGAGAGGATATAATTGTGAAGGAGTCAGGGTTAACACCTGGATCTCCGGAAACCTAGCCTAGCAGTTTAATCTTCACACACCTCTGGGTTCTGAGAAAAGCCTGGAAAAATCACACTTCTTTGTCATTGTCATGCTGAGGTAATAATagcaaaactgttttcttttccttaatttcCTTTCCTAAGCTTATGTAATACTTTGGCCATTAAATATCTTGCCTTATCTTCCCTACTACTGCTGGTATGCTATTTCTTACATACTCAAAAGAAATTCgattatttattgtatatttattgtattctaatataattgaaataaatggcatggatttattttttcttacctaTTTGGATTAAAGCTTTGTGGTTCATGCAAACAATGTGCAGATGACAGCACCTCCatattactaataaaaatatgatatcCATCAATTTTACTGGTACTGGGACCGCTTTATGTGAATATGTCCTATCTTCCCAAGTAAATTTTAACTGTCTTGAGAGCTGGGATCCTCTCTCATGCATACACCTTTATATCCCCGACAGTGTCTGTTACAGACTCGGGCACAAACAGTTGACTGATTTGAGgggagaaacttctgtgtgaagAGACAAGGAGAAGCATACAtctatagttatatatatatatgtatgtgtgtgtgtgtatatatatatatggcatgtACATATGCAAATATACACACAGATTTCATACTACCCTTAGGTAACAAGTGTGAAATCTCTTGTTGGTGATTCCAGACTTTCCACAGGACCAATTTTCATAAAGAAGCATGTTGGATAAATGCTAGTGGCAGTTAAGCTACCCATTTATAAGGAGACGATGAGATGTGATAGAGTAGTTCattcataaatgaaaaaatatgtattagggTTTTGTCTTCATGGATGTTATTTTTTTTAGGAACAGCATTTTCTTGTAACTTTCCCAGAGTGTTActacttttatcattatttatttatttttttctagagacagagttctgcttggttgaccaggctggagtgcactggtgtgatcatagctcactgcagtctccaactcctaggcttaagcagtcctcccaccccagcctcccaagttgctaggactataggtgtgcatcaccatgctggttaatttttttatttttattttttttgtggagataggggtctcactatgttgcccaggctggcctcaaactcctggcctcaagcattccacccacctcagcctcccaaagctctgggattatgggcatgagacactgtgcctggcctgttgctgctttttaaaaaaaacccattaagTATCACTTCTTTCTTAGCTATACTTACAGACATCTCTTATAACTCAGTCTTCGTGGcagaaatgttttcattaatatcTATAGTGGTACCAGTAAGTCAGACATTATCCTAAATTAAAATACCCAAAGAGGAAAAAAGCCCTCATCTCTGAATCTTTAATCTGATTTTACCACACCTGAATTTACATGACTTGATCTAATCTGTAACTTGTTTTGTATTCTCTAAAATGGGATTTTTAggattacaaaaacaaaattagggaATACATTAGAAAGTGAACAAATTCAAGACTTTTATTACTGTATTGTCATTGTTGCTAATTGAAACAGTTGCATTTGTTCTTGGGTTTTTTAGTTACTTATAACTACCCATTTGTAAGTTCGTACTTTCTGAAAAGTTATTTCCACAATGGCTGTCAAtaagtcaaaataatttttctctttttaaacctTTGTCCAGATGTCCTGTGATCTGGAAGAGGTGGAGATGGGGTTAATTTGGATGTTGGTGTTGGGAGAATTTTCCCTGTTGGCTTGGTATTTGCTAATAGCagcttattttcctctttttttttctttttaaagaaaatagacaaaaagatgcaaaacaatatttgaaatattaaagcCTCAGGATAGAATTTCAGACATCCCTTCTGTCCACTTCACCTCTTTtccatagaaatgaaaaataaaacattgaaagcTCCTAGCCCTGTATTACTATTCAGCTGTGTAACTCCAAACTTAATGCATAGTGTCATAGACTATTTCGAGTCCTCTGACTCTTCATAAATGTACATTCCCTTATGGTGTGCAATATACAATTCAATCAAACATAGTCTAATCATTTTATAGGGTCATAGGAAGTTGGAACTAAGGGGGTTGTGGAAACCTTCTGGTCTATTTTGGCCCAGTTGTATGCCTTTTGTCCGATCCAAATGTTAGCAACCAGGGAACTCTGCTCCCAGTGGGTTGTAATTTAGCCATGGTCACTCTAGTGTCAGGTTAGGTCCCAGAAGCTTGATTTCCAGACTTTTGGCTTAGTACTCTGGATATACTTCCTTTAAGAATTTTGTAACTTCGGAATGCATGaaggatttcttttaaaaatattttctcggccgggcatggtgactcacgcctgtaattccaccactttgggaggctgaggcaggtagatcacctgaggtcaggagttcgagaccagcctggccaacatggtgaaaacccatctctactaaaaatacaaaaactagttgggcatcgtggtgcctgtaatcccagctacttgggaggctgaggcagaagaatcacttgaaccagggaggcagaggttgcagtgagccgagatagcacctttgtactccaccctgggtgacaaaagtgaaactccatctcaaaaaaaaaaaaaaagaaaaatttttctttaggGCTTTGGCGTTCcccatgtgttttctttttctttctttcttttctttctttttttttttttaagtttgaattaAGAAGCAATtattgccgggcatggtggctcatgcctgtaatcccagcagtttgggaggccaaggtgggtggatcacttgaggtcaggagttc is a window from the Macaca mulatta isolate MMU2019108-1 chromosome 13, T2T-MMU8v2.0, whole genome shotgun sequence genome containing:
- the KCNG3 gene encoding voltage-gated potassium channel regulatory subunit KCNG3; its protein translation is MTFGRSGAASVVLNVGGARYSLSRELLKDFPLRRVSRLHGCRSERDVLEVCDDYDRERNEYFFDRHSEAFGFILLYVRGHGKLRFAPRMCELSFYNEMIYWGLEGAHLEYCCQRRLDDRMSDTYTFYSADEPGVLGRDEARPGGAEAAPSRRWLERMRRTFEEPTSSLAAQILASVSVVFVIVSMVVLCASTLPDWRNAAADNRSLDDRSRIIEAICIGWFTAECIVRFIVSKNKCEFVKRPLNIIDLLAITPYYISVLMTVFTGENSQLQRAGVTLRVLRMMRIFWVIKLARHFIGLQTLGLTLKRCYREMVMLLVFICVAMAIFSALSQLLEHGLDLETSNKDFTSIPAACWWVIISMTTVGYGDMYPITVPGRILGGVCVVSGIVLLALPITFIYHSFVQCYHELKFRSARYSRSLSAEFLN